In a single window of the Littorina saxatilis isolate snail1 linkage group LG3, US_GU_Lsax_2.0, whole genome shotgun sequence genome:
- the LOC138961749 gene encoding procathepsin L-like produces MRSPFVLVALLLVQKSVAKNGNYSLHENANQELSAAALNVKVSFAPYEETWSNFKVAYGRQYSSKAVEAYRFQTFVSNLKKIEQHNSLFQNGNTTYWMGINQFADMSVEEYRAHNKLKPVKRTASRTLKCLPFQSPLNYQLPATVDWRKKGYVTPVKNQGQCGSCWAFSTTGSMEGQYYRKTKSLVSLSEQQLVDCAGPFGTQGCNGGDEPLAYAYINNAGGIDKDIDYPYESQDGQCRFLKNKVVARVTGCYDVTEGSEQELQSAVSSQGPVSVNIDANHDSFQFYSGGVYVEQSCQNGPEDLDHAVLAVGYGTMGGQDYWIVKNSWGGQWGLQGYIMMARNKNNMCGVATEANFPVVSPV; encoded by the exons ATGAGGTCACCATTTGTCTTGGTTGCACTCCTCCTCGTGCAGAAGAGTGTTGCCAAGAACGGCAACTACTCTTTGCATGAAAACGCCAACCAAGAGTTGTCGGCCGCTGCTCTCAACGTCAAAGTCAGTTTCGCCCCTTATGAAGAAACCTGGAGCAACTTTAAAGTTGCCTACG GACGGCAGTACAGCAGCAAGGCAGTTGAGGCGTACCGGTTCCAAACCTTTGTCTCCAACCTGAAGAAGATAGAACAGCACAACTCGCTATTCCAGAACGGTAACACAACGTACTGGATGGGAATCAACCAATTTGCGGACATG AGTGTGGAGGAGTACAGAGCACACAACAAGCTGAAGCCGGTCAAGAGAACGGCGTCCAGGACCCTCAAGTGCTTGCCTTTCCAGTCCCCCCTCAACTACCAGCTGCCAGCCACTGTGGACTGGCGCAAGAAAGGCTACGTCACACCGGTCAAGAACCAAGGCCAGTGCGGGTCATGCTGGGCGTTTAGCACG ACGGGGTCAATGGAGGGTCAGTACTACCGCAAGACAAAGAGCCTGGTGTCGCTGTCCGAACAACAACTGGTGGACTGTGCCGGACCTTTCGGCACGCAGGGCTGTAACGGCGGAGACGAACCCTTGGCCTATGCCTACATCAACAACGCTGGTGGGATAGACAAGGACATTGACTACCCCTATGAAAGTCAG GACGGTCAATGTCGGTTCTTGAAGAACAAGGTGGTGGCCAGAGTGACCGGTTGTTATGACGTCACTGAGGGCAGCGAGCAGGAGCTCCAGTCAGCGGTCAGCAGTCAGGGCCCGGTGTCCGTCAACATTGACGCTAACCATGATTCCTTCCAGTTCTACTCTGGGG GTGTGTACGTGGAGCAGAGTTGTCAAAATGGACCTGAGGACCTCGACCACGCTGTTCTGGCTGTGGGCTATGGTACCATGGGTGGCCAGGACTACTGGATCGTCAAGAACag CTGGGGTGGACAATGGGGCCTGCAGGGCTACATCATGATGGCACGGAACAAGAACAACATGTGTGGTGTCGCCACTGAAGCCAACTTTCCGGTGGTGTCACCTGTTTGA